In one window of Oncorhynchus gorbuscha isolate QuinsamMale2020 ecotype Even-year linkage group LG23, OgorEven_v1.0, whole genome shotgun sequence DNA:
- the LOC124010530 gene encoding golgin subfamily B member 1-like isoform X4: METVGLQVLERRSPMNNNHGGEHDYNSGTGAHSVTMETGPTGTPDLQVLTHRVKLLEHSLRDNVSSFTESESALHSRIRELEVSEQSLLQKVEDLTSNSVLHCPSMLQRQRLDERLHTLREEVRSMSQEKERGDRVWRERLRRCQAQLRAKEEEMGRQSQYFEHFKSQLHHKLGLARDREQGLQTRLHQLERPVLEMNVSAATYIAPLNTASTNSVTADNVKSIMVPTSGQQRTETERLPHPREEGEGEEEDGEEKTQRRHYGQQLQQKQGADDREIEGEREGEEGEDGESLGGEARLRSFILSLQEDLSILLEREEQGLAEQRGLMEQLEEAQENNHFLSCTLEEMRTVVHRLKLTESSLMEEVEELQEENQRLCQRLSHTLRQTNHSLVSTDPRPVSTPSLATSLPNTSGLGQPVPCSVNNTDPRPVSTPSLATSLPNTSGLGQPVPCSVNNTDPVKMIPGQSSLDTYPSAQHHGATERSQENSTLPLPQPDLLNLSGHRSQNPGLISLGTKSVEGLGELTLRDWCPGPGCFPSLNLEEGTSEETEALKEAYRSMGGDMDSLRDHRDQLESTLRHTQDQLHRVTEENARLKCKLRAQGETWACEVEQASSLVGESMTNVQDNKVSTPNLVPQSCRELTATPYQNDTILALAQDDLSLYALAQDDLALALNQENRALGRRIQELLAHIERQEGESERELVQLRLQVSLLERESSRLEQENLEQGGLITELTRKTEDDLNTIIELQERQVESGQLGLQQGDSGLTTELESECGQQGEHAVGSVHAQQGQPTVGVVTSLQGDQTPGSVNNGVPQVDHTVESVCSQQEDRLTTESTCRLREKRDELIGYLSDLKEEREQVALSLSSQTEEKHQLTRSMWVLKEERDQIHKSLCGLKEEKEQLTRSLCGLKDERDKVMRSMCGLKEERDQLVQSVFGLQEERDQPVQSMSGLQEERDQLVQSMSGLQEERDQLVQSMSGLQEERDQLVQSMSGLQEERDQLVQSMSGLQEERDQLVQSMSGLQEERDGQKDERDQLMQSLCGLKGQRDQLTQTLSRLEQERDRLSSLSLQTRERYQVDQFVSDLKEEKEQLVQSMDVLREQREQLTEERDQLQMDVATLRYQLLLQGRSHNQQPSENHVGKATRTEVVATERGMPKMPKMHDDGDVTHRCLAMVYSYKTIRLAQSAQDHLGEKEGTDMEQSELMGEIESLGLELRSSREVLKKTQSEAQRWYRELGVSEVRREEAEKRAGKAANEVKGMREETKEVEKTKRENHTLRAELGAVKSRLLCLEREKNDAHSLRIKIQEKFSLLQAELKAKSVALKELSSEYTSLKGEQGSREDWSNTLTLLRVRYDDIRNKYNVLLRKSQTDLDIAPLKAKLSCLVVKCQQRNSLLVQLMRALRRYGCLDYNLTQEAEDLLNDTALQDYASTFTPPSTAALQENSHLLPPAASERPECSQTSAAASAAQELSKAVSEGSRREHFRVCVATEDYCPSPNMPHTLLPMLPLSAGESVQVTGLPDRHGMYHAELKGESGLVPARFLEENGRPLILTSPSPERCASLTRKLTSPGKIINLHQQLQNTLSNSYQVFPSKTSPQVYSRPPPGQGYSPGYPNHNPAAPNQPKHTLVAATPLITSTSLLSATAPTKTTSDGATSSKQTPNRAHPTTSPPVYTTTTTTALSSGKEPLSKTGSAAATSNVTTPVNTPPTAVARTVKAQTTTALWNTAPTKSAPPPITAGTTAPTKMAPITTALPLAELSRLPDEDHCIKKPLSNLQPEQAKPPKPRAIPEPPAEVSSVEVIRTVGQSSLMIGWERPPLDELGCSNGTFVYGYMIYVEGEFHKSVMSSACTKCILENLDLSGPVHISVQTLGSNGLYAEKVHLIYRGKHTHFRTDHTRVNTASAAPCTDPAYRDCRTPPTHRHNGSTQPLVAIYNYNPLKDSPNLHPSRELALREGETVMLLGNPRNDGFCQAEVNGRRGLAPVALLEEVPVPDRHVSPAPPQSSPERGADDRPLCLPIREKTRWASVTVNQ, translated from the exons ATGGAAACCGTTGGTTTGCAGGTTCTAGAGAGGAGGTCACCCATGAACAACAACCATGGAGGGGAACATGATTACAACAGCGGAACCGGAGCTCACTCTGTAACCATGGAAACAGGTCCCACTGGCACCCCGGACCTCCAGGTTCTGACCCACAGAGTGAAGCTTCTAGAGCACAGCCTGAGAGACAACGTCAGCTCCTTCACTGAGTCTGAGAGCGCTCTGCACAGCAG GATTAGAGAGTTGGAGGTGTCAGAACAGAGCCTGCTACAGAAGGTGGAGGACCTTACTTCCAACTCAGTCCTCCACTGCCCCAGCATGCTGCAGCGCCAGAGGCTGGATGAGCGGCTCCACACGCTGAGGGAGGAGGTACGCTCCATG tcCCAGGAGAAGGAGCGTGGGGATCGTGTGTGGAGGGAGAGGCTGCGGCGCTGCCAGGCCCAGCTCAGGGCTAAAGAAGAGGAGATGGGCCGCCAGTCTCAGTACTTTGAGCACTTTAAGAGCCAGCTACACCACAAGCTAGGCctggccagagacagagagcagggccTGCAGACCAGACTCCACCAGCTGGAGCGACCGGTGCTGGAGATGAACGTATCTGCTGCCACCTACATAGCCCCTCTCAACACAGCTAGCACCAACTCTGTTACTGCAGACAATGTCAAGTCCATCATGGTACCAACCTCAGGccaacagagaacagagacagagagactgcccCACCcaagggaggaaggagaaggagaggaggaggacggtGAGGAGAAGACACAGCGGAGACACTACGGACAACAGCTCCAGCAGAAGCAGGGAGCGGATgatagagaaatagagggagaaagagagggggaggaaggggaagatGGTGAGAGTCTGGGGGGTGAGGCTAGACTGAGAAGCTTCATCCTCAGCCTCCAGGAGGACCTCAGCATTCTGCTGGAGAGGGAGGAGCAGGGGCTGGCGGAGCAGAGGGGGCTGATGGAACAGTTGGAGGAAGCGCAGGAGAACAACCACTTCTTGTCCTGTACGTTGGAGGAGATGAGGACGGTGGTCCACAGACTGAAGCTGACAGAGAGCTCCCtgatggaggaggtggaggagctgCAAGAGGAGAACCAGAGACTGTGTCAGAGGCTCAGCCACACTCTGAGACAGACCAACCACAGCCTGGTTTCTACTGACCCCAGACCTGTCTCTACCCCCAGCCTGGCTACCTCCCTGCCAAACACCTCTGGCCTGGGTCAACCAGTTCCCTGCTCTGTGAACAACACTGACCCCAGACCTGTTTCTACCCCCAGCCTGGCTACCTCCCTGCCAAACACCTCTGGCCTGGGTCAACCAGTTCCCTGCTCTGTGAACAACACTGACCC GGTGAAGATGATCCCAGGCCAGTCTTCACTAGACACATACCCCTCTGCTCAACACCATGGAGCAACAGAGAGGTCGCAGGAAAACTCCACTCTGCCTCTGCCCCAGCCGGACCTCCTGAACCTCTCAGGCCACCGTAGCCAGAACCCCGGCCTCATATCCCTGGGTACTAAGAGCGTTGAGGGTCTGGGGGAGTTGACCCTGAGGGActggtgtcctggtcctgggtGCTTCCCCTCTCTCAACCTGGAGGAGGGAACAAGCGAGGAGACTGAGGCCCTGAAAGAGGCTTACAGGAGCATGGGGGGCGACATGGACTCACTCCGGGACCACAGGGACCAGCTGGAGAGCACTCTACGACACACACAGGACCAGCTGCACAGGGTGACCGAGGAGAACGCCCGACTGAAATGTAAACTCAGGGCGCAGGGAGAAACGTGGGCCTGCGAGGTGGAGCAGGCGTCCTCGCTTGTTGGCGAGAGCATGACAAATGTCCAGGATAATAAGGTGTCAACTCCAAACCTCGTCCCCCAGAGTTGCAGAGAGCTCACTGCAACTCCATATCAGAATGATACTATCCTCGCCTTAGCCCAGGATGACCTGTCCCTGTATGCCTTAGCCCAAGATGACCTAGCCCTAGCCTTGAACCAGGAGAACCGGGCCCTGGGCAGGCGTATCCAGGAGCTCCTAGCCCACATAGAGAggcaggagggggagagtgagagggagctaGTCCAGCTCAGGCTGCAAGTGTCCCTgctagagagggagagcagcaggctgGAGCAGGAGAACCTGGAGCAGGGAGGTCTCATCACTGAGCTGACCAGGAAGACTGAGGATGACCTCAACACTATCATAGAGCTGCAGGAAAGACAGGTCGAGAGCGGTCAGCTAGGCCTACAGCAGGGTGACAGTGGTTTGACCACTGAGTTAGAGTCAGAGTGCGGTCAACAGGGTGAGCATGCGGTCGGCTCAGTGCACGCTCAACAGGGTCAACCCACAGTAGGGGTTGTGACCAGTTTACAAGGTGATCAGACGCCAGGGTCAGTGAATAATGGTGTACCACAGGTTGACCACACGgttgagtcagtgtgtagtcagcaGGAGGACCGTTTGACCACGGAGTCAACGTGCAGGCTTAGAGAGAAGAGGGACGAGCTGATTGGCTATCTCAGTGATCTCAAAGAGGAAAGAGAACAGGTAGCCCTCTCACttagcagtcagacagaggagaAACACCAGCTAACACGCTCCATGTGGGTTCTGAAAGAAGAACGCGACCAGATCCATAAATCACTCTGTGGTTtaaaagaagagaaagaacagcTGACAAGGTCCCTCTGTGGTctgaaagatgagagagacaagGTGATGCGGTCAATGTGTGGtttaaaagaggagagagaccagctagTTCAGTCAGTGTTTGGActccaggaggagagagaccagccagtTCAGTCAATGTCTGGActccaggaggagagagaccagctCGTTCAGTCAATGTCTGGActccaggaggagagagaccagctCGTTCAGTCAATGTCTGGActccaggaggagagagaccagctCGTTCAGTCAATGTCTGGActccaggaggagagagaccagctCGTTCAGTCAATGTCTGGActccaggaggagagagaccagctagTTCAGTCAATGTCTGGActccaggaggagagagacggccaaaaagatgagagagaccagTTGATGCAGTCATTGTGTGGTttaaagggacagagagaccaGCTAACACAGACACTCAGCCGTCTAGAGCAGGAAAGAGACAGGCTGTCATCTCTCAGCCTTCAAACACGAGAGCGGTACCAGGTGGACCAGTTTGTCTCTGATCTAAAAGAAGAGAAAGAGCAGCTAGTTCAGTCAATGGATGttctgagagaacagagagaacagctcacagaggagagagaccagttgCAGATGGACGTCGCTACTCTACGGTATCAGCTGCTGTTACAGGGGCGGAGCCACAACCAGCAGCCCTCAGAGAACCACGTTGGCAAGGCAACACGCACAGAGGTTGTggctacagagagagggatgCCAAAAATGCCAAAAATgcatgatgatggtgatgtcacTCATAGATGTCTGGCCATGGTCTACTCCTACAAGACCATCCGTCTGGCACAGTCTGCACAG GACCActtgggagagaaggagggaacagATATGGAGCAGAGTGAACTGATGGGGGAGATCGAGTCGCTGGGGTTAGAACTCAGAAGCTCACGAGAGGTACTGAAGAAGACCCAATCAGAG GCTCAAAGGTGGTACCGTGAGCTGGGTGTGTCTGAGGTCAGACGAGAGGAGGCTGAGAAGAGGGCGGGAAAGGCAGCCAATGAGgtgaaggggatgagagaggaaACCAAGGAGGTGGAGAAGACAAAGAGGGAAAACCACACACTGAGAGCAGAG TTGGGAGCGGTGAAGAGCAGACTATtgtgtctggagagagagaagaacgatgCTCACTCACTGAGGATCAAGATCCAGGAGAAGTTCAGCTTGCTTCAGGCTGAACTCAAAGCCAAG AGTGTTGCTCTGAAGGAGCTGAGTTCAGAGTACACATCTCTGAAGGGAGAGCAGGGCAGCAGAGAGGACTGGAGCAACACACTCACCTTACTGAGGGTGCGCTATGATGACATCAGAAATAAG TACAATGTTCTCCTGAGAAAGAGTCAGACGGATCTGGACATAGCTCCTCTAAAG GCCAAGCTGTCATGTCTGGTGGTGAAGTGCCAGCAGAGGAACAGTCTACTGGTGCAGTTGATGCGAGCCCTGCGTCGGTATGGCTGCCTGGACTACAATCTGACCCAGGAGGCTGAGGACCTGCTTAATGACACAGCACTGCAGGACTACGCCAGCACTTTCACACCCCCATCCACTGCAGCTCTGCAGGAGAACTCCCACCTTCTCCCACCTGCAGCCTCAGAACGACCAGAGTGCTCACAGACCTCTGCTGCAGCCTCCGCAGCACAG GAGCTGAGTAAAGCTGTGTCTGAAGGCAGTAGGAGGGAACACTTCAGAGTGTGTGTGGCCACAGAAGACTACTGCCCCTCTCCGAACATGCCTCACACTCTACTGCCAATG CTGCCCCTTTCTGCGGGTGAATCAGTCCAAGTCACTGGACTCCCAGACAGACATGGGATGTACCATGCCGAGTTGAAAGGGGAGTCTGGCCTGGTCCCTGCCCGTTTcttagaggagaatgggagaCCACTCATCCTGACTTCCCCCTCGCCAGAGAGATGTGCCAGTCTGACTAGGAAGCTGACCAGTCCAGGGAAGATAATCAACCTTCACCAGCAGTTGCAGAACACTCTCTCCAACAGCTACCAG GTTTTCCCTTCCAAGACCAGCCCCCAGGTTTACTCCCGTCCCCCTCCAGGACAGGGGTACTCCCCAGGATACCCCAACCACAACCCTGCTGCCCCCAACCAACCCAAGCATACCCTTGTAGCAGCTACCCCTCTTATTACTAGTACTAGTCTCCTATCTGCCACTGCCCCCACTAAAACTACCAGTGATGGTGCTACCTCTTCTAAGCAGACCCCAAACAGAGCACATCCAACTACCAGCCCTCCtgtctacaccaccaccaccactactgcccTTAGCAGTGGTAAAGAACCCCTCTCTAAAACTGGCTCTGCTGCTGCTACCTCCAATGTTACAACCCCTGTTAATACCCCTCCTACCGCTGTGGCCCGGACTGTTAAAGCACAAACTACCACTGCCTTGTGGAACACTGCTCCCACCAAATCTGCCCCTCCACCTATTACCGCTGGAACTACAGCCCCCACCAAAATGGCCCCCATCACTACTGCTCTTCCCCTTGCTGAGTTGTCACGACTGCCTGATGAGGACCATTGCATCAAGAAGCCCCTCTCCAACCTCCAGCCTGAACAAGCTAAACCACCCAAACCCAGAGCTATACCAG AACCTCCAGCTGAGGTGAGCTCTGTTGAGGTCATCAGGACGGTGGGACAGAGCAGCCTCATGATTGGTTGGGAGAGACCGCCACTGGATGAGCTGGGCTGCAGCAACGGAACCTTTGTGTATGGATACATG aTCTATGTAGAAGGGGAGTTCCACAAGTCTGTCATGAGCTCTGCATGCACGAAG TGTATTCTGGAGAATCTGGATCTGTCCGGCCCGGTCCACATCAGTGTTCAGACCCTGGGCTCCAACGGTCTCTATGCGGAGAAGGTCCACCTCATCTACAGGGGAAAACACACCCACTTTAGGACAGATCACACCCGTGTCAACACAGCTTCTGCTGCTCCCTGCACAGACCCTGCCTACCGAGACTGCAGGACTCCGCCCACACACCGACACAATGGCTCCACCCAACCA CTTGTGGCCATCTACAACTACAACCCTCTGAAGGACAGTCCTAACCTCCACCCCAGCAGAGAGCTggccctgagagagggagaaaccgtCATGCTGCTAGGCAACCCACGCAACGACGGCTTCTGTCAGGCCGAG GTGAATGGCAGACGAGGTCTGGCTCCTGTGGCGTTATTAGAGGAAGTTcctgttccagacagacatgtaaGCCCCGCCCCTCCCCAATCTTCTCCTGAGAGAGGAGCAGATGATAGGCCACTGTGCCTGCCAATCAGAGAGAAAACACGATGGGCCTCTGTGACTGTCAATCAGTga